A segment of the Aromatoleum aromaticum EbN1 genome:
GGCGCATTTGCGGCAGGGGAATCGCGCTCGTCGTTGCTGGCCCGCGTGGACGGCGCACTGGCCGCGGCTGAACGCGCAGGGGAACGCGCAATCGAAATCGCCCAAGAGAGCCCCATCGCCCTGCCTTTTCCCGATCTTCAGGCATGGCGCACCGCGCTCACCGAGTCGCTCGACCGCCACGACGTTCGCCTTGCACGGTTTCCGGTGCTCGGCCCGGACGGCACGCTGCTTCACTACGAAGCGCCGATGCGCCTGATGCTCGACGGCTCCTGGCAATCGGCAGGTTATTTCATGCCATGGGTTGCGCGCCTCGGCCTGGTGGCCCGCTTCGATGCTGCCGTCGCACGCGTCGCCATGCGCGAAATCGCCAACAGCACAACACCGCTGGGAATCAACATTTCCGCCGAATCGCTCGCCGATGCGCGCTTCCGCAGCGAACTGTTCAGTCTGCTAGAGGGCAATCCGGCAGCCGCGCAACGACTCTGGATCGAAGTGCCGGAATACGGCGCGCTGCTCGACCAGCCCGAGTTCCGCGCGTTCTGCCTCGCGCTGCGGCCGTTCGGCTGCAAACTCGGCATCGAACATGCCGGCCCGCGCTTCGCCCGCTTGGCCGACCTGCACGAGCTCGGCCTGGACTACATCAAGATCGACGCGGCGCTCGTTCGCGGCATCGACGACGACGCCAGCAGCCAGGGCTTTCTGCGCAGCCTGTGCACGATCGCCCATTCGATCGGCCTGCTGACGATCGCCGAAGGGGTCGGCACCGAAGCGGAGAAACGCGCGCTGCCCGCCTTCGGCGTCGACGGCATGACCGGGCCGGCAATCGAGGCGCCACAGCATCTCCAGGCCAGCCCCGCTTCCGGTGCTGCGTGATCGTAATCAGCCGATCAGCTTGCGCCGGCCGATCGCCATGTCGAAGATGCGCAGGTAACTGGCAGCCACGTTGCGGATATGGAATCGTTCGTGCGCATCGTGCAGCGCGTTTTCGCCGAGATGGCGGAAATCCGCCGGCGCGTCGATCACCTCCGTCGCATACTGCACCCACGTCTGCATGTCGTCGTACTTGCACAGCAGGCCGTTGTAGCGATGCCTGATGACTTCGGGGACGAAACAGCGATCGCTGCCGATGACCACTTTCGCGCGAAACAGTAGCTCGAAGAGCCCCCAGTTTGCGGAGCCGAACTGCAACGGATACAGGAAGAGATCCATCGCTTCCACATAGCCGGCGAACTGGTCGTACGACGCGAAATCGACATGCTGGAAAGCCGAATCCTCGCCGAGCGTGATTCCTTCGCGTTCCAGCACGTACTTCATGAACGACTCGGGCCGGCTTTCCTTTTCGAAGTGGCTTTGCAGGAACGCATCTTCGTAACTGTAGAGCACTTTCGGCGCCCCGCAGAAGACGAAGCGGACGTTCTGCCTTTTTTTCAGGATTTCCTTCGCGATCAGGATGAACTGCTCGAACCCCTTCGCCGATGACAGGTCGCGCGCGGCGAAACCGACGTGGAAAATGCCGTCCTTCCTGGCGAAGATGTTCGGCCGGCGGGTGATGTCGAAGCCCTCCATCTGCGCGATCACCTTGTCGTGCAGGCACGCCGGAAACATTCCCTTTGCGTAGGCGCTCGGCACGATCACGAGCTCGCTCTTCAGCACCTGGTGATAGCTGGTCATTTCGAACACTTTGTCGCGATAGGAAGCGTAGTCGGGCTGCGGATATTTGGCGTCGTAGCCGTGGTGCGTGAACGACGGGAATTCGATATAGGTGATGACCGGAATGTCGAACTCACCGAACAATTGCAGTGGAAAACCGCCGGACCCGTGCGCAACGATGACATCGATGCCGGTACGCGCAAGCAGTTCGGAAATCGACTTCTTGATCAGGAACGAGCGCTGGATGCGGGCTTCGAGATTCTTCGTATAGAAATAGGTATTAGCGTTCTCGGCCGGCACCTGGAACGGCACGAGGTTCGGAACCCTGTCCTTGTTCGCCTGATAGACCGAAGTCGAGCACAGGAACCACGAATGCGCGAGGCTCTCGGCATTCAGGTACTCGTGCAAGGTCTGAAACTGACCCAGTCCTTCGTGTATGAAAAGTATCCGCACCGCAAGCTTTCCTGATCCATTCGAGAAAATGGCGGACCCGCGGGACCGCCACCGACGTCACCTCATTGACGCATCATTCGGCTGAAGGCACGTCGTTCCTCAACATCCGGCTGATCGCGTCCTGATCGAAGGATTCGAATGCCTCTCCGCCGGAGGTGCCCGAACCACTCGTCTGCCCGGGGCCTTCGATCAGCGGAGGGTCGTCGCTGATCACATCGTTCGCCGCCAGCGGCTGAACCGGTGAAGAGCCGGTCTCCGCCGTCACCGTCTCGGTGACGGTCTCGGTGAAGTGGCCGACAGTCACGGTCTCGGTGAATTCACCGACCGTCACGGTGTCGGTGAACTCGCTCACGGTGATGGTGCTGGTGAATTCGGTCAGCGTGACGGTCTCGGTCGGGCCGGCGATCGTTTCGGTCGCCGTCACTACGGTTTCGGTGACGAAGCTTGCCGTCTCGGTGCCGGAAGTCACGGTCGGGGTCGTGACGGTACCGAACTCTTCGATCGTCTGCGTGCCGGCGGTGACGGTGTCCGTCACGGCTTCGGTCGCCGTCACGTCCACCGTCTCCGTGCCCGTCGTCACGGTTTCAGTCGCGCCTTGCGTTGCCGTCACTTCGACCGTCTGCGTGGCCGTCGTCACCGTCTCGGTCGCGGCTTCGGTCGCCGTCACTTCGACCGTCTGCGTGCCGGTCGTCACCGTCTCGGTCGCCGTTTCGGTCGCTGTCACTTCGACCGTCTGCGTGCCGGTCGTCACCGTTTCGGTCGCGAATTCGGTCGCCGTCACTTCGACCGTCTGCGTGCCGGTCGTCACCGTCCCGGTCGCCGCTTCGGTCGCTGTCACCTCGACCGTCTGCGTGCCTGTCGTCACCGTCTCGGTCGCCGCTTGCGTTGCCGTCACGTCGACCGCCTGCGTCCCCGCCGTCACCGTCTCGGTCGCCGCTTCGGTCGCCGTCACTTCGATCGTCTGCGTGCCTGTCGTCACCGTTTCGGTCGCAGCTTGCGTTGCCGTCACGTCGACCGTCTGGGTGCCGGTCGTCACCGTCTCGGTCGCCGCTTCGGTCGCTGTCAACTCGACAGTCTGCGTGCCCGTCGTCACCGTCTCGCTGGCAGTTCCGGTAGCGGTAACGGTGACCGTTTCGGTTTCTGTTGCGATGACCGTTTCAGTCACCTGCACGTCCGTTGCAATCCCGACAATGGGACCGAGCCTGAATTTCCCGCTTACGCCGGTAATCGTCAAGGCGGTGTAATCACCAGGAATGAGCACCTCTCCACCGTCCGTCGAAATCGTGCCGCCACTGTCGTTCGAGGCCGACCAGTCGAAGCTTGCAGAACCGCCCGGCACAAAGATTTTGAGCGTTACGTCATTGACGGGCACCGGCAGGCCTTCGGCTTCGAAACGGATCAAAAGCGTCTCGTCCGGATTGATGTTCAGGTTATCGATCGCAATGTAGCCGTCGTTCGCGTTAACCAGATGTCCTGCCGTGGTCGAAAATATGACCGTCAGCGGAGCATCGGTGACGGAATATTCGCCATTCGGGCCAGCGGCCGTAATCGCCAGATCGGACGTATCGAACGAAGTCGTCGTTGTGATCGTTTCAGTGACGTAGGTGTTCGTGACCGTGTCGGTCCCGACAGTCACCGTCTCGGTTGCAGCTTCGGTCGCCGTCACGTCCACCGTCTGTGTACCCGTCGTCACCGTCTCGGTCACGGCGTCGGTCGCTGTCAACTCGATCGTCTGAGTGCCCGTCGTCACCGTTTCGGTCGCAGCTTCGGTCGCCGTCAGCTCGATCGTCTGAGTACCCGTCGTCACCGTCTCGGTCGCGGCTTGGGTCGCCGTCAGCTCGATCGTCTGCGTGCCCGTCGTCACCGTCTCGGTCGCGGCTTCGGTCGCTGTCAGCTCGATCGTCTGCGTGCCCGTCGTCACGGTTTCGGTCGCGGCTTCGGTCGCGGTCAGCTCGACCGTCTGAGTCCCTGTCGTCACCGTTTCGGTCGCAGCTTCGGTCGCTGTCAGCTCGACCGTCTGAGTGCCCGTCGTCACCGTTTCGGTCGCAGCTTCGGTCGCCGTCAGCTCGACCGTCTGAGTCCCCGTCGTCACCGTCTCGGTCGCGGCTTCGGTCGCCGTCAGCTCGATCGTCTGAGTGCCCGTCGTCACCGTTTCGGTCGCGGCTTCGGTCGCTGTCAGCTCGATCGTCTGCGTGCCCGTCGTCACCGTCTCGGTCGAGGCTTCGGTCGCCGTCACGGTCACCGTCGCCGTGCCCGTCGTCACCGTTTCGGTCAATGCTGTCCCGGTCACCGTTTGCGTGCCGGATGTCACGGTTTCCGTGATGCCGGTGACCGTGATCGTCTGGCTGCCGCCGACGGTGGCCGTCACGATTCCACGCTCCGTCGCAGTGACGACGCCTGTCATCGTTTCGGTCACCGCCCCTTCCACGGTGTCGGTGACGACTCCCGTCACGGTGCTGGTAATGGTCAGCGTTTCGGTCAGCGTCGGCGTGACCGTCGCGGTCTCGTCGACGACCTGCGCGTTGCCCGTCGGCACCGGCAGCAACTCGTCCTCGGCGAAGAGACTGAAGTCGAACTCGACGGGGTTCACCTCTTCGACGATTCGCAGCAGGCGCACGAAGTTGTTGCCTTCACCGCCGCCGCCTCCGGCGAGGCCGGCCGCGGGGGCCTCGAGCACGTCATCGAGGTTTGCGCCTTCGTTGATCGCCTCGATGATCTGGTTGACGGTGTCGCTGGCGATGCGGGCATCCTGCGCGTCCGGACGGGATGCTTCGGTGATGTCGGCGGCGAGCTTGACGGACTGATTTTCGGCCAGCGTGAACAGGTCGCCATCGGGGAGGATGATTTCGACGCGGGCGCCCCCGGCGGCAATGACAGTTTCACCTTCCGTCAGCACGTCCCCCTGATTGAGGGATCGAACCCTGCCTTCGGCGTCACGTGCGTATGCGGTACCGGTGACTGTAATGACGGTTGCGATGGGGCCGGCCATGATTGCTGCTCCTGGAGGATCGAGAGGCGTCGCCGGCACCCCGCCGGCGGCACGACGTCTGCTGTCGACGGATACCGTACGCCGCCCCTCGCGCCGGACCTATTGCACCGGAGGACAAGTGCCGTGAGAAATTTCACGGTCCGCTGCAATTACGCCGGCATTGTTCCGATGACGACGTCAATCGCCGGAAAACCGGCTGCGAAGAAACCTGTTACAGCACATCATCGGTCCCGTCGAGCGCTCCGAGCCGGTGCATCGCCTCGCGAGTGCCGCGCCGCTCCATCAGCTTGGCCTGTGCAGCGGGCGGCAAGTCGGTGAAGCGGATCACCGCGCGGTCGATCAGCAGGTCGATCAGGTCTTCCAGCACGCGCACCAGCCCGAGGTCGGAAGGGCTCAGCGGATTCGCGGATTCGGTGAGCAGGCCGCAGAAGGCGACGACTTCGGGTTCGTCCCCATTGGCGACATCCCAGCCGCCTGATTCGGAGTTGTCGCAGCCGATCGGTTCGCGGCTGGCGGCGATCACTTCGCCTTTGGCGTTGCGCTTGATGAAGATCACCGTTCAGTCCGCAATCGCTGCGCTGCTGTGGGTCGACAGGCGGAGGACCAGCTGCAGCCGGTCGCGCACGCCGAGCTTGTCGAAGATTGCGCCCAGGTGCGCCTTCACCGTCCGTTCCGTGATCCCGAGCTTCGAAGCGATTTCCTTGTTGCTCAGCCCCGCGGCCGTCTCGCGCGCGACTTCGCTCTCGCGTGCCGAAAGATTCGCTGGCAACGGGCCTCTGCCGGGGGCGGCGAGCGCCCGGGCAGCGGCCTCGACGACCCGCGCCATCAGTTCCGCGCCGACCCACAGGCCGCCATGCCGGGCGACGAGCTCGACCTCGCGCAGCAAGCCGGGCACCGCCAGCGCGTGGCAATAGCCGCGCGCGCCATGCTCGAGGGCGACGATCGCCTCGTCGGCTTCAGGCACCATCGTGACGACGACGAGCGGGGACTGTGGCAGCGTGCGATGGAACCGGGCGAGCAGCGTCTGCCAGTCGGCATGGGCAGTGGCGACCCAGATGACATCCAATGGAAGCGCCGTCGAGGGGAGGTCGCCCGCATCGGTGCACATGCCGTCCGGAAACGCTTCGAGCCAGCGTTCGGACGGGACCACCGCTGCAGAGCAGGCGAAGAGGTTTCGTGTCATCGTTCGGACAGTGCGTTGGCCTTGGCCCGCAGCACGGGCTTCAGCAGGTAGGAGAGGATGGTTTTCTTGCCAGTGAGGATGTCGATTTCTGCGACCATACCGGGAATGATCGGAAGCTCATCCCCGAGGCTGGATTTTTGCGTGCGCACTCGGACTGTATAGAACGCATTGCCCTTGTCGTCGGTGACAGTGTCCGCGCCGATCTGCTCCACCATCGCCTCGAGCCCGCCGTAAATGGCAAAATCATAGGCGGTGAATTTGACGAGCGCCGCCTGTCCCGGGTGCAGGAAAGCGATGTCCTTCGGCTTGACCTGCGCTTCGAGGATCAGCGCGTCGTCGAGCGGGACGATCTCGACGACTTCCCGCCCCGGCTGGACGACGCCGCCGACGGTATTGACGAGCAGGCGCTTGACGGTGCCGCGCACCGGTGAGCGCACTTCGGCGTGCTTGACGCGGTCGGCGAGCGCGCGGCTGCCTTCGGACAGGCTGCCGAGCCGGGCCATCGTGTCGGACAGCTCGCTGCGCATCTCGTTGCGCACGCTCAGCTCGACTTCCTGGATCTTGCGCGTCGCCTCGGCAATCGCCGACTGGATGCGGGAGATCTGCGCGGTCGACTGGTCGCGATCGCCGCGCAGGCGCGACACGTCACGTTCGAGGCGCAGGATATCGACTTCCGACACCGCCCCGGACTTGACCAGCGGCCGCGTGACGCCGAGCTCCTGCATCGCCAGCTGGAAACCGCGGCTCGCCTGTTCGTGGCGCGCGCGCACTTCGTTGAGCTCCTGCTGGCGCTGGGTCAGCTGCTGGCGCGCGATCGACAGCTGGGCCTCCATGCCGGCGACGCTGGATGCATACAGCAGGCGTTCGTGCGCGGCGATTTCCGGGACCTCGCGCAGCACGTCGTCAGGCAGCGTGAAGGCGGTGCCGTTCGTCAGCGCCTCGAGGCGCGCAGCCTTCGCCTGCAGCGCGAAGAACTGCGAGCGGTTTTCGGCCAGCGACGAGACGAAGCGGGTCGGATCGATGCGCAGCAGCAATTCGCCCGCGTTGACAATCTGCCCTTCGCGCACCGGCATCTGCTCGACGATGCCGCCGTCCACGGTCTGGATGATCTGCACCTGCGACGACGGGACCACTTTCGCTTCGCCGCGGGTGACTTCGTCGACCTGCGCGAAACCCGCCCACAGCAG
Coding sequences within it:
- a CDS encoding glycosyltransferase; the encoded protein is MRILFIHEGLGQFQTLHEYLNAESLAHSWFLCSTSVYQANKDRVPNLVPFQVPAENANTYFYTKNLEARIQRSFLIKKSISELLARTGIDVIVAHGSGGFPLQLFGEFDIPVITYIEFPSFTHHGYDAKYPQPDYASYRDKVFEMTSYHQVLKSELVIVPSAYAKGMFPACLHDKVIAQMEGFDITRRPNIFARKDGIFHVGFAARDLSSAKGFEQFILIAKEILKKRQNVRFVFCGAPKVLYSYEDAFLQSHFEKESRPESFMKYVLEREGITLGEDSAFQHVDFASYDQFAGYVEAMDLFLYPLQFGSANWGLFELLFRAKVVIGSDRCFVPEVIRHRYNGLLCKYDDMQTWVQYATEVIDAPADFRHLGENALHDAHERFHIRNVAASYLRIFDMAIGRRKLIG
- a CDS encoding retention module-containing protein, with amino-acid sequence MAGPIATVITVTGTAYARDAEGRVRSLNQGDVLTEGETVIAAGGARVEIILPDGDLFTLAENQSVKLAADITEASRPDAQDARIASDTVNQIIEAINEGANLDDVLEAPAAGLAGGGGGEGNNFVRLLRIVEEVNPVEFDFSLFAEDELLPVPTGNAQVVDETATVTPTLTETLTITSTVTGVVTDTVEGAVTETMTGVVTATERGIVTATVGGSQTITVTGITETVTSGTQTVTGTALTETVTTGTATVTVTATEASTETVTTGTQTIELTATEAATETVTTGTQTIELTATEAATETVTTGTQTVELTATEAATETVTTGTQTVELTATEAATETVTTGTQTVELTATEAATETVTTGTQTIELTATEAATETVTTGTQTIELTATQAATETVTTGTQTIELTATEAATETVTTGTQTIELTATDAVTETVTTGTQTVDVTATEAATETVTVGTDTVTNTYVTETITTTTSFDTSDLAITAAGPNGEYSVTDAPLTVIFSTTAGHLVNANDGYIAIDNLNINPDETLLIRFEAEGLPVPVNDVTLKIFVPGGSASFDWSASNDSGGTISTDGGEVLIPGDYTALTITGVSGKFRLGPIVGIATDVQVTETVIATETETVTVTATGTASETVTTGTQTVELTATEAATETVTTGTQTVDVTATQAATETVTTGTQTIEVTATEAATETVTAGTQAVDVTATQAATETVTTGTQTVEVTATEAATGTVTTGTQTVEVTATEFATETVTTGTQTVEVTATETATETVTTGTQTVEVTATEAATETVTTATQTVEVTATQGATETVTTGTETVDVTATEAVTDTVTAGTQTIEEFGTVTTPTVTSGTETASFVTETVVTATETIAGPTETVTLTEFTSTITVSEFTDTVTVGEFTETVTVGHFTETVTETVTAETGSSPVQPLAANDVISDDPPLIEGPGQTSGSGTSGGEAFESFDQDAISRMLRNDVPSAE
- a CDS encoding helix-turn-helix transcriptional regulator produces the protein MTRNLFACSAAVVPSERWLEAFPDGMCTDAGDLPSTALPLDVIWVATAHADWQTLLARFHRTLPQSPLVVVTMVPEADEAIVALEHGARGYCHALAVPGLLREVELVARHGGLWVGAELMARVVEAAARALAAPGRGPLPANLSARESEVARETAAGLSNKEIASKLGITERTVKAHLGAIFDKLGVRDRLQLVLRLSTHSSAAIAD
- a CDS encoding HlyD family type I secretion periplasmic adaptor subunit, whose protein sequence is MGDYGRAAFERVGDVSARVARPARPLFGRFFARLIPPPPADDGLDWACDADWARLQQEPLRARVLLRVVAGVIVLLLLWAGFAQVDEVTRGEAKVVPSSQVQIIQTVDGGIVEQMPVREGQIVNAGELLLRIDPTRFVSSLAENRSQFFALQAKAARLEALTNGTAFTLPDDVLREVPEIAAHERLLYASSVAGMEAQLSIARQQLTQRQQELNEVRARHEQASRGFQLAMQELGVTRPLVKSGAVSEVDILRLERDVSRLRGDRDQSTAQISRIQSAIAEATRKIQEVELSVRNEMRSELSDTMARLGSLSEGSRALADRVKHAEVRSPVRGTVKRLLVNTVGGVVQPGREVVEIVPLDDALILEAQVKPKDIAFLHPGQAALVKFTAYDFAIYGGLEAMVEQIGADTVTDDKGNAFYTVRVRTQKSSLGDELPIIPGMVAEIDILTGKKTILSYLLKPVLRAKANALSER